Proteins from one Panicum virgatum strain AP13 chromosome 7K, P.virgatum_v5, whole genome shotgun sequence genomic window:
- the LOC120640486 gene encoding tyrosine--tRNA ligase, cytoplasmic-like: MLAATRMAFASCARLLPSSPSALALVRPRAGAVSFWAPAQPPSAAARSSRNLALFCSSSTPSPTDAAVAPPPPQAAAEEAKPSAPGGDEKAEPTVEELAGLLDIRVGRVVKAWRHPEADTLYVEEVDVGEAEPRTICSGLVNFLPIEELQDSSVIVLANLKPRNMRGIKSNGMLMAASDASHENVELLTPPEGSVPGERVWFGLEEEKDRQSDPASPNQVQKKKIWESVQPHLKTTDKCIAILGEHTMRTSAGPVFCKSLKGARVS, translated from the exons ATGCTGGCCGCGACGAGAATGGCGTTCGCCTCCTGCGCCCGCCTGCTCCCATCCTCTCCCTCGGCCCTCGCCTTAGTGaggccccgcgccggcgccgtctcGTTCTGGGCTCCCGCACAGCCGCCGTCGGCGGCCGCAAGATCCTCGCGGAACCTCGCGCTCTTCTGCTCTTCCTCGACGCCTTCGCCGACGGACGCCgccgtagcgccgccgcccccgcaggccgcggcggaggaggcgaagcCGTCGGCGCCGGGCGGGGACGAGAAGGCGGAGCCGACCGTGGAGGAGCTGGCGGGGCTGCTGGACATCCGTGTGGGGCGGGTGGTGAAGGCGTGGAGGCACCCGGAGGCGGACACCCTCTACGTCGAGGAGGTGGACGTAGGCGAGGCGGAGCCCCGCACCATCTGCAGcggcctcgtcaacttcctccCAATTGAAGAGCTCCAG GACAGCAGTGTGATTGTTCTTGCTAACCTCAAACCAAGGAACATGCGTGGCATCAAGTCGAATGGCATGCTCATGGCTGCTTCTGATGCTTCACATGAGAATGTTGAGCTGCTCACACCTCCGGAAGGATCTGTTCCTGGTGAAAGAGTGTGGTTTGGtttggaagaagaaaaggatcGTCAATCAGACCCTGCATCACCAAATCAG GTACAAAAGAAGAAAATTTGGGAATCTGTCCAACCGCATCTTAAAACAACGGATAAGTGCATAGCAATTCTTGGTGAGCATACAATGCGTACATCTGCAGGCCCCGTTTTCTGCAAATCACTAAAGGGTGCTAGagtgtcataa